A region of Subdoligranulum variabile DNA encodes the following proteins:
- a CDS encoding CCA tRNA nucleotidyltransferase, whose translation MKREIIHLPRDAMWLLQTLHDAGYSAYVVGGCVRDSLLGRRPGDWDICTSARPDQLRALFADQQLILTGEKHGTVGVVLHGSPYEITTYRLDGTYRDHRHPDKVQFVSELAEDLARRDFTINAMAYAPGEGVIDLCGGRKDLAAGIIRCVGDPEARFAEDALRILRALRFAARLDFALDPATEAAAREARDSLQAVSAERIYTELDGLLMAQYAGKTLAQYGEILAGAVPEVGPCIGCTQPGRWHCFDVWQHTAAAVTALDLRGQDTRGARVLRWATFLHDIAKPLCRSVGPDGAAHFKGHNQRGAAVARAILRRLKAPSYLLEGAVGLIAIHDAPLPEGDAAILKCLNRYGAVSLRRLCALKYADLDAHALTPEVACRREDVTIFENRMTELSKNGCFTIRQLAVNGSDLMEAGLPAGPAVGRVLHALLSAVMEGRIENQRDTLLREAQRLLREC comes from the coding sequence ATGAAGCGGGAAATCATACACCTGCCGCGGGATGCCATGTGGTTGCTGCAGACGCTGCACGATGCCGGCTACAGCGCTTATGTGGTGGGCGGTTGTGTGCGGGACAGCCTGCTGGGACGCCGCCCCGGGGACTGGGATATCTGCACATCGGCCCGCCCGGATCAGCTGCGGGCGCTGTTTGCCGATCAGCAGTTGATCCTGACGGGGGAAAAGCACGGCACTGTGGGGGTCGTACTGCACGGGTCCCCTTATGAGATCACGACCTACCGTCTGGATGGTACGTACCGGGATCACCGCCACCCCGATAAGGTGCAGTTTGTCAGCGAACTGGCCGAGGATCTGGCCCGGCGGGATTTTACCATCAACGCCATGGCCTATGCTCCCGGTGAGGGCGTGATCGATCTTTGCGGCGGCAGAAAAGACCTTGCAGCGGGGATCATCCGCTGCGTGGGAGATCCGGAAGCCCGCTTTGCCGAGGACGCCCTGCGTATTCTGCGGGCGCTGCGCTTTGCTGCCCGGCTGGATTTCGCCCTTGATCCCGCAACGGAAGCGGCAGCACGGGAAGCCCGTGACAGCCTGCAGGCGGTCAGTGCAGAGCGTATTTATACCGAACTGGACGGCCTTCTGATGGCACAGTATGCGGGGAAAACCTTAGCACAATATGGCGAAATTCTGGCGGGCGCCGTGCCGGAAGTAGGCCCTTGTATCGGCTGTACGCAGCCGGGTCGCTGGCATTGTTTTGACGTGTGGCAGCATACAGCGGCCGCCGTCACGGCACTGGATCTGCGAGGTCAGGATACCCGCGGAGCCCGGGTGCTGCGCTGGGCCACCTTTTTGCACGATATTGCCAAACCCCTTTGCCGCAGCGTGGGCCCGGATGGTGCGGCTCACTTCAAGGGACATAACCAGCGTGGGGCGGCGGTGGCACGTGCGATTCTGCGTCGGCTCAAGGCACCCAGCTACCTGTTGGAAGGGGCGGTGGGGCTCATTGCCATCCACGACGCGCCGCTGCCCGAAGGGGATGCGGCCATCCTCAAATGTCTCAACCGGTACGGAGCGGTTTCTCTGCGCCGCCTGTGCGCACTCAAATATGCCGATCTGGATGCCCATGCGCTGACGCCGGAGGTGGCTTGCCGCCGGGAAGATGTCACGATATTCGAAAACCGGATGACGGAACTTTCCAAAAACGGCTGCTTCACCATCCGCCAGCTGGCGGTCAACGGTTCGGACCTGATGGAGGCCGGTCTGCCCGCCGGACCTGCGGTGGGGCGGGTGCTCCATGCGTTGCTGAGTGCGGTCATGGAGGGACGCATCGAAAATCAGCGCGACACGCTGCTGCGGGAAGCACAACGTCTGCTGCGCGAATGCTGA
- a CDS encoding nitroreductase has translation MIQNEVLSAIAARRSCRAYQPEQIKPEELDAVLQAGTWAPTGMNRQSPVIVAVQDKETRDRLSAINAAIMGSNGDPFYGAPTVLVVLADRSVHTHVEDGSLVLGDLLLAASSIGLGSCWIHRAKETFETEEGKEMLRKWGLDPDKYVGVGNCILGYPAPGGVKAATPRKADYVVKA, from the coding sequence ATGATTCAAAATGAAGTTTTGTCTGCCATCGCGGCGCGCCGCAGCTGCCGTGCTTACCAGCCGGAACAGATCAAGCCCGAAGAGCTGGATGCGGTTCTCCAGGCCGGTACCTGGGCTCCCACGGGAATGAACCGGCAGAGCCCGGTGATCGTTGCGGTGCAGGACAAAGAAACCCGGGACCGCCTTTCTGCCATCAACGCCGCCATCATGGGCAGCAACGGGGATCCCTTCTATGGTGCTCCCACCGTGCTTGTGGTGCTGGCAGACCGCAGCGTTCATACCCACGTGGAGGACGGTTCTCTTGTGCTGGGAGATCTGCTCCTGGCAGCATCCAGCATCGGTCTGGGTTCCTGTTGGATCCACCGTGCCAAGGAAACCTTCGAAACCGAGGAAGGCAAAGAGATGCTGCGCAAGTGGGGACTTGATCCCGACAAGTACGTCGGGGTAGGCAACTGTATCCTGGGCTATCCTGCACCTGGTGGGGTCAAAGCGGCCACACCGCGCAAGGCAGACTATGTGGTGAAGGCATGA
- the acpS gene encoding holo-ACP synthase, whose protein sequence is MILGVGIDLCDASRIEKSLEKQTFCDYVYAPAEQTLLAGLSGKRRAETAAANFAAKEAFLKAAGTGLGGFALSELALLRAENGAPYFELQGRAATWAVQRGLTVHVSLTHEKGLASAIVLLEEHRPKGE, encoded by the coding sequence ATGATTCTCGGCGTCGGAATCGATCTTTGCGATGCGAGCCGCATCGAAAAAAGTCTGGAAAAACAAACGTTCTGTGACTATGTCTACGCGCCCGCCGAGCAGACGCTGCTGGCGGGGCTTTCCGGCAAACGGAGAGCGGAAACCGCAGCGGCCAATTTCGCTGCCAAGGAGGCCTTTCTGAAGGCGGCCGGTACCGGCCTGGGCGGCTTTGCGCTGTCGGAACTGGCGCTGCTCCGGGCAGAAAACGGAGCGCCTTATTTTGAGCTCCAGGGGCGGGCAGCGACCTGGGCAGTCCAGCGGGGATTGACCGTGCACGTCAGTCTGACCCATGAGAAAGGCCTGGCCAGTGCCATCGTCCTGCTGGAAGAACACCGACCCAAAGGGGAGTGA